In the Anguilla anguilla isolate fAngAng1 chromosome 7, fAngAng1.pri, whole genome shotgun sequence genome, one interval contains:
- the LOC118231015 gene encoding rab-3A-interacting protein-like, whose translation MNDDPKAMASEPLEGFHEVNLASPTTPDLHGLVEAHTPKRSAAPSALYRAPSLNSAHCRPNALRADQLPTQPVYSTPKHLGAEEPHNGSVPGLEVHLSTCGSARLGAESCKGGALCGVEGEEPVGLGSDLRSPSVTELREKGYERLKEELAKAQREAHRMVREASLKQATAEKQLKEALGKIDVLQAEVAALKKLVLCTSPTSPCRDPPLGPKAPFKKSHARNKSTSSAAAGGLQELSVTQPVGRDCKEVDPLLLSEFKAWREDPTLERSCSFLERIYREDIYPCLTFSKSELGSAILDAVERNTLSVEPVGFQQLPVVRASAMECGGPKKCALSGQSKTCKHRIKLGDSSSYYYVSPFCRYRITSVCNFFTYIRYIHQGLVKQQDAEKMFWEVMQLRKEMSFAKLGYYKEEL comes from the exons ATGAATGATGACCCCAAGGCTATGGCCAGCGAACCCCTCGAAGGCTTCCACGAAGTGAACTTGGCTTCGCCCACGACCCCCGACCTTCACGGCCTGGTGGAGGCGCACACGCCCAAACGCAGCGCCGCCCCCAGCGCCCTGTACCGCGCGCCCTCCCTCAACTCCGCCCACTGCCGGCCCAACGCCCTGCGCGCCGACCAGCTGCCCACCCAGCCCGTCTACTCCACCCCCAAGCACCTGGGCGCGGAGGAGCCCCACAATGGGAG CGTGCCGGGGTTGGAGGTCCATCTCTCCACCTGTGGCTCCGCCCGGCTGGGGGCGGAGTCCTGTAAAGGCGGGGCCCTGTGCGGCgtagagggggaggagccagtggGCCTGGGCAGCGACCTGAGAAGTCCCTCGGTGACGGAGCTGAGGGAGAAGGGGTACGAGCGGCTGAAGGAGGAGCTGGCCAAAGCTCAGAGG GAGGCCCACAGGATGGTGCGGGAGGCCAGTCTGAAGCAGGCCACCGCTGAGAAGCAGCTGAAGGAGGCCCTGGGGAAG ATTGACGTGCTCCAGGCGGAGGTGGCCGCCCTGAAGAAGCTGGTGCTCTGCACCTCGCCCACCTCGCCCTGCCGGGACCCGCCCCTGGGCCCCAAGGCCCCCTTTAAGAAGAGCCACGCCCGCAACAAGAGCACCAGCAGCGCCGCGGCGGGGGGCCTGCAGGAGCTCAGTGTCACTCAGCCCGTGGGCCGGGACTGCAAAGAG GTGGACCCGCTGCTGCTTAGTGAGTTTAAGGCCTGGAGGGAGGACCCCACACTGGAGAGGAGCTGCTCTTTCCTGGAACGGATTTACAGAGAGGATATATACCCCTGCCTCACCTTCTCCAAGAgcgag CTGGGGTCGGCCATCCTGGACGCGGTGGAGAGGAACACGCTGAGCGTGGAGCCCGTGGGGTTCCAGCAGCTGCCCGTGGTCCGGGCGTCCGCCATGGAGTGCGGGGGACCCAA AAAGTGTGCCCTCagtggccagtctaaaacctgcAAGCACAGAATCAAGTTGGGCGACTCCAGCAGCTACTACTACGTGTCTCCCTTCTGCCGGTACCGG ATAACTTCAGTCTGCAACTTCTTCACCTACATCCGCTACATTCACCAAGGGCTGGTCAAGCAGCAGGATG CGGAGAAGATGTTCTGGGAGGTCATGCAGCTGCGGAAGGAGATGTCATTCGCCAAGCTGGGCTACTACAAGGAGGAGCTGTGA